A portion of the Bacteroides faecium genome contains these proteins:
- a CDS encoding FecR family protein gives MNRPTDKQIEEVLAGIASLEDAKYVAEWFATEEGSDYLEVAMTRDSELIKNEFADLYVDHDIPSKKILEQIRKNIRIKKLKRICFRVAAVLIPVVLIVGLYMQLNSKVDLFGTSEYEEVVVDKGERIQIMFQDGTKVYINSDSKLRYPKKFALNTREVFLEGEAYFVVAKNKNRPFIVNLNGPAIHVLGTSFNVQDYPENKDIVVCLDEGNINLTLPTEKKYPVQPGERLVYNKENKQCTISKMNDMQRLSMWKQNVIVFKDTPLPEVIKILNRWYNVEFKVEDENVLKYVYTLTSDNTLLEKVLMDLEKIAPVKFEYNEDKKEVIVKMK, from the coding sequence ATGAATAGACCTACTGATAAACAAATAGAAGAAGTATTGGCAGGAATTGCCAGTCTGGAAGATGCAAAATATGTGGCAGAATGGTTTGCTACGGAAGAGGGTAGTGATTATCTGGAAGTTGCTATGACACGGGATTCCGAGCTGATAAAAAATGAGTTCGCAGACTTGTATGTAGACCATGATATTCCTTCAAAGAAAATATTAGAGCAGATACGGAAGAACATTCGTATCAAGAAGTTGAAACGTATCTGTTTCCGGGTTGCAGCCGTATTGATACCTGTTGTCTTGATTGTCGGGCTTTATATGCAACTGAATTCAAAAGTCGACCTGTTCGGCACTTCCGAATACGAAGAAGTAGTGGTAGATAAAGGCGAACGCATACAAATCATGTTTCAGGACGGAACAAAAGTATATATTAATTCAGATTCGAAACTAAGATACCCGAAGAAGTTTGCTTTAAATACCCGGGAAGTTTTTCTTGAAGGAGAAGCCTATTTCGTGGTAGCCAAGAATAAGAACCGTCCTTTTATCGTCAATCTGAACGGGCCGGCAATTCACGTACTGGGAACTTCTTTCAATGTACAGGATTACCCGGAAAACAAGGATATAGTAGTATGTCTGGATGAAGGAAATATTAATCTGACTCTTCCTACGGAAAAGAAATATCCGGTGCAACCCGGCGAAAGATTAGTATATAACAAAGAGAACAAGCAGTGCACCATATCCAAAATGAACGATATGCAACGCTTGTCGATGTGGAAACAGAATGTGATAGTATTTAAAGATACCCCGCTGCCGGAAGTCATTAAAATATTGAACCGCTGGTATAATGTAGAGTTTAAGGTCGAAGATGAAAACGTTTTGAAGTATGTTTATACATTGACTTCGGACAATACATTATTAGAGAAAGTATTGATGGATTTAGAGAAAATTGCTCCGGTGAAGTTTGAGTATAATGAAGATAAGAAAGAAGTGATAGTAAAAATGAAATAA
- a CDS encoding aceric acid hydrolase, whose protein sequence is MKQIKLLLFLASASVTGAFAQSNGLTDMSQSRFAKMANTGMGAVHWTDGFWGDRFNVFSRTSLQSMWNTWNAPEVSHGFRNFEIASGVCKGEHWGPPFHDGDMYKWMEGVASVYAVNKDPELDKLMDNFIICVVKAQRADGYIHTPVIIEELNKGIDSHALNDEHKQTVIGTKVGAEDEKGAFANRLNFETYNLGHLMMAGIVHRRATGKTTLFDAAVKATDFLCHFYETASAELARNAICPSHYMGVVEMYRATGNLRYLELSKNLIDIRGMVENGTDDNQDRIPFRDQYRAMGHAVRANYLYAGVTDVYAETGEQQLMKNLTSIWNDIVTRKMYVTGACGALYDGTSPDGTCYEPDSIQKVHQSYGRPYQLPNSTAHNETCANIGNMLFNWRMLEVTGDAKYAELVETCLYNSVLSGISLDGKKYFYTNPLRISADLPYTLRWPKERTEYISCFCCPPNTLRTLCQAQNYAYTLSPEGIYCNLYGANTLTTDWKDKGEIALVQETDYPWDGNVRVTLNKVPRKAGAFSLFLRIPEWCEKAVLKVNGQPMQMDAKANTYAEVNRVWKKGDVVELAMDMPVRLLEAHPLAEEIRNQVVVKRGPLVYCLESMDIANGEKIDNVLIPADIKLTPKKVTIEGSPIVALEGTARLASPASWEGVLYRPVAQAERTVNIRLIPYYAWGNRGKGEMTVWMPLTR, encoded by the coding sequence ATGAAACAGATAAAGCTGTTACTTTTTTTAGCTTCCGCCTCCGTCACGGGAGCATTTGCGCAAAGCAATGGATTGACGGATATGAGTCAGAGCCGTTTTGCTAAAATGGCTAATACCGGAATGGGTGCCGTACATTGGACGGACGGTTTTTGGGGCGACCGTTTTAATGTGTTTAGCCGGACTTCCCTGCAAAGTATGTGGAACACTTGGAATGCACCGGAAGTCTCTCACGGTTTCCGTAATTTTGAGATTGCGTCCGGTGTGTGCAAGGGCGAACATTGGGGACCGCCGTTCCATGACGGAGATATGTATAAATGGATGGAAGGAGTTGCTTCTGTCTATGCTGTTAATAAAGACCCGGAGTTGGATAAGTTAATGGACAACTTTATAATTTGTGTCGTAAAAGCCCAACGTGCAGACGGTTATATACATACGCCTGTCATCATTGAGGAACTGAATAAAGGGATTGACTCTCATGCATTGAACGATGAGCACAAACAGACTGTGATTGGCACGAAAGTAGGTGCGGAAGATGAGAAAGGCGCTTTTGCCAATCGTCTGAATTTTGAAACTTATAATCTGGGACACTTGATGATGGCAGGTATTGTCCATCGCCGTGCCACCGGAAAGACAACTCTTTTCGATGCCGCTGTGAAAGCAACGGACTTCCTTTGTCATTTTTATGAAACGGCTTCTGCCGAATTGGCTCGTAATGCCATTTGTCCTTCTCATTATATGGGGGTGGTCGAGATGTATCGTGCTACCGGAAATCTCCGTTATCTGGAACTTTCCAAGAATCTGATTGATATTCGCGGTATGGTGGAAAATGGAACGGATGACAATCAGGACCGTATTCCTTTCCGTGACCAGTATCGGGCAATGGGACACGCCGTACGTGCCAATTATCTGTATGCCGGAGTAACGGATGTATATGCGGAGACGGGAGAACAGCAGTTGATGAAGAATCTGACTAGTATCTGGAATGATATTGTCACCCGCAAAATGTATGTGACCGGAGCCTGCGGAGCGCTTTATGATGGTACATCGCCTGATGGTACTTGTTATGAGCCGGACAGTATCCAGAAAGTGCACCAGAGTTATGGGCGTCCTTACCAGTTGCCCAATAGTACCGCGCATAATGAAACATGTGCCAATATCGGCAATATGCTGTTCAACTGGCGTATGCTGGAAGTGACGGGGGATGCGAAATATGCTGAACTGGTAGAGACTTGCCTTTATAATAGTGTACTGAGCGGGATTAGTCTCGATGGTAAGAAGTACTTCTATACGAATCCGTTGCGTATCAGTGCCGATTTGCCTTATACGCTTCGCTGGCCGAAAGAACGGACGGAATATATCAGTTGTTTCTGTTGTCCGCCGAATACATTGCGTACACTGTGCCAGGCACAGAATTATGCATATACATTGAGTCCGGAAGGTATTTACTGCAACTTATATGGCGCAAATACATTAACAACGGACTGGAAGGATAAAGGCGAAATTGCTTTGGTACAGGAGACGGATTATCCTTGGGATGGTAATGTACGTGTGACGTTGAATAAAGTTCCCCGTAAGGCGGGTGCTTTCTCTCTTTTCCTTCGTATCCCGGAATGGTGTGAAAAGGCTGTATTAAAAGTGAATGGGCAGCCGATGCAAATGGATGCAAAAGCGAATACATATGCGGAAGTCAATCGCGTATGGAAAAAAGGCGATGTAGTGGAACTCGCAATGGATATGCCTGTCCGTTTGCTTGAAGCTCATCCGTTGGCAGAGGAAATCCGTAATCAGGTAGTTGTGAAACGCGGGCCGTTGGTTTACTGCCTGGAAAGTATGGATATTGCAAACGGTGAAAAGATTGATAATGTATTGATTCCTGCCGATATTAAATTGACTCCTAAGAAAGTAACGATAGAAGGCAGTCCGATAGTGGCTCTTGAAGGGACAGCACGTTTGGCATCTCCCGCTTCTTGGGAAGGAGTGCTTTATCGTCCGGTGGCTCAGGCTGAAAGAACCGTGAATATCCGTCTGATTCCTTATTATGCCTGGGGAAACAGAGGAAAGGGAGAAATGACGGTATGGATGCCATTAACAAGATAA
- a CDS encoding RNA polymerase sigma factor, whose product MLDKTTQYTDTDDEKLFALIEQGDEGAFTQAYERYHKLLYVLAYRYLMSSDMAEDVVQHVFTRLWEFRSELRVGISLKNYLFTMTKNHVLNLIRNENSAITKNYEMAQSASPYEDNLIENLEKKELMSSFYKAVDMLPTQKRDICLMKVQEELTNQEIAERMNLSVNTIKTHYSEALRLLRIHLSKMLIIVAFTTLMTFLSVHLIK is encoded by the coding sequence ATGCTAGACAAGACAACTCAATATACTGATACAGATGATGAAAAACTCTTCGCCTTGATTGAACAAGGTGACGAAGGAGCTTTCACCCAAGCTTATGAAAGGTATCATAAACTATTATATGTACTAGCCTATCGCTATTTAATGAGTTCTGATATGGCAGAAGATGTAGTGCAGCACGTCTTTACCCGTTTGTGGGAATTCCGTTCTGAGCTACGTGTGGGAATTAGTCTGAAGAACTACCTCTTTACGATGACGAAAAATCATGTCCTGAACTTGATTCGCAATGAAAACAGTGCGATTACTAAGAACTACGAGATGGCACAATCTGCTTCACCTTACGAAGATAATCTGATAGAAAATTTGGAGAAGAAAGAGCTGATGTCCAGTTTTTATAAAGCCGTGGATATGCTTCCTACGCAAAAACGGGATATTTGCTTGATGAAAGTTCAGGAAGAACTGACGAATCAGGAAATTGCGGAACGGATGAATTTATCCGTAAACACTATTAAGACGCATTATTCGGAAGCGTTGAGACTTCTCCGTATCCACTTGAGTAAAATGTTAATAATTGTTGCATTCACCACACTAATGACCTTTTTGAGTGTCCATTTAATAAAGTGA
- a CDS encoding type II toxin-antitoxin system RelE/ParE family toxin: protein MDALKVKWNKSAFRLFVQIVNWYSCNVGQKAAINVTQDFFNAIHHISLHPAIGMFDKKRSTSTKIYRSFLIHPKYRLIYRQTKTTIRIVDIVCNQMNPSL, encoded by the coding sequence ATGGATGCTCTCAAAGTAAAATGGAATAAATCTGCTTTTCGGTTGTTTGTGCAGATTGTAAACTGGTATTCATGTAATGTAGGACAAAAAGCAGCAATAAATGTAACACAAGATTTTTTTAATGCAATTCATCATATAAGTCTGCATCCGGCAATTGGTATGTTCGACAAAAAAAGAAGTACTTCTACCAAAATTTACAGAAGTTTTCTAATACATCCCAAATATCGTTTGATTTATAGACAGACGAAGACGACCATCAGAATTGTGGATATAGTCTGTAATCAGATGAATCCATCTTTGTAA
- a CDS encoding creatininase family protein has protein sequence MNKEVDLSISCYGKVKDRKYDIVALPWGATEPHNLHLPYMTDCILSHDVAVDAALIAKQEYGVNCMVMPPIGMGSQNPGQRELPFCIHTRYETQKAILTDIVSSLYIQGIRKLVIINGHGGNTFKSMIRDLSVDYPDFLIASSEWYTVLKAKDYFENPGDHADEVETSVMMHYHPELVNLEEAGNGEYKTFAVQSLNEKVAWIPRNWGKISKDTGVGDPRGASAEKGKMFAEAIAEKYAKLFDELVNQELY, from the coding sequence ATGAATAAAGAAGTTGATTTATCCATATCTTGTTATGGAAAAGTAAAAGACAGGAAATATGATATTGTGGCATTGCCGTGGGGAGCTACCGAACCTCATAATCTACATTTGCCCTATATGACGGATTGTATTCTTTCCCATGACGTAGCGGTTGACGCTGCATTGATAGCTAAACAGGAATATGGCGTGAACTGCATGGTTATGCCGCCCATCGGTATGGGGTCGCAAAATCCGGGACAACGGGAACTTCCCTTCTGTATCCATACGCGTTATGAAACGCAAAAAGCGATATTGACGGATATTGTTTCTTCCCTTTATATTCAAGGCATCCGAAAGTTGGTAATTATCAACGGGCATGGCGGCAATACTTTTAAAAGTATGATTCGTGATTTGTCGGTAGACTATCCTGATTTCCTGATAGCATCCAGCGAGTGGTACACTGTATTGAAAGCAAAAGACTATTTTGAAAATCCGGGTGACCATGCGGATGAAGTCGAGACGTCGGTAATGATGCACTATCACCCCGAACTGGTCAATCTTGAAGAAGCAGGGAATGGAGAATATAAAACCTTTGCCGTACAGTCTTTGAATGAAAAGGTGGCATGGATTCCCAGAAACTGGGGAAAGATATCTAAAGATACCGGTGTTGGCGACCCGCGTGGAGCTTCCGCAGAAAAAGGTAAGATGTTTGCAGAAGCAATCGCAGAAAAATATGCAAAGCTCTTTGACGAATTGGTGAATCAGGAACTTTACTAG
- a CDS encoding right-handed parallel beta-helix repeat-containing protein: MIGKSLKIACSLLAISSTLMAGDIWVSPKGNDFNDGTKQSPKATLTSALRQAREWRRTGDNRIQDGITIYMEGGTYALHEPVFIRPEDGGTKESPTVIRSISGEEAILSGGVRIRNWKKQGKLWVADVPTFNGRPLDFRQLWIDGKKAVRARDVEDFEKMNRICSVDEKNEILYVPAAAVRKLIDNKGTLKAEYAEMVLHQMWCVANLRIRSVEIQDDSAAVRFHQPESRIQFEHPWPRPMVTTNGHNSAFYLTNAQELLDVPGEWYHDINTRKVYYYPKEGEKMQDAGMEIIIPAVETLVQVEGTLDRPVSNIRFEKITFSYTTWMRPSEKGHVPLQAGMYLTDGYRIEPKMQRNYLNHPLDNQGWLGRPAAAVRVAAANQIDFERCRFEHLGSTGLDYEEATQGGVVRGCLFRDIAGNGLIVGSFSPAAHETHLPYDPADRREVCTHQQINNCYFTEVGNEDWGCLAIAAGYVSDINIEHNEISEVPYSGISLGWGWTQTVNCMRNNRVHANLIHHYAKHMYDVAGVYTLGSQPKSYVTENCVHSIYKPSYVHDPNHWFYLYTDEGSSFITVRDNWTEGEKYLQNANGPGNVWENNGPKVDSSIRERAGLEAEYRDLRNVR; the protein is encoded by the coding sequence ATGATTGGAAAGAGTTTAAAAATAGCTTGTTCATTACTTGCCATAAGTTCCACGCTTATGGCAGGTGATATATGGGTTTCTCCGAAAGGGAATGATTTCAATGACGGCACGAAGCAATCTCCGAAAGCAACTCTGACTTCGGCTTTGCGACAGGCACGGGAGTGGCGTCGTACAGGCGATAACCGTATTCAAGATGGAATCACTATTTATATGGAAGGCGGAACATATGCATTGCATGAACCTGTTTTTATTCGACCGGAAGATGGCGGAACAAAGGAATCTCCTACGGTAATTCGTTCCATCTCCGGTGAAGAAGCAATATTAAGTGGTGGCGTGCGCATCCGTAACTGGAAAAAGCAAGGAAAACTTTGGGTAGCGGACGTGCCGACATTCAATGGACGTCCGTTGGATTTCCGGCAATTATGGATAGATGGCAAGAAAGCTGTCCGTGCCCGTGATGTGGAAGACTTCGAGAAGATGAACCGCATTTGCAGCGTGGACGAGAAGAATGAGATTCTTTATGTTCCTGCGGCTGCTGTTCGCAAACTGATAGATAATAAAGGAACTTTAAAAGCGGAATATGCGGAAATGGTGCTTCATCAGATGTGGTGTGTGGCAAATCTGCGTATCCGTTCCGTAGAGATTCAGGACGATAGTGCAGCGGTACGCTTTCATCAGCCGGAAAGCCGGATTCAATTTGAGCATCCTTGGCCGCGTCCGATGGTGACGACGAATGGACATAATTCCGCTTTCTATCTGACGAATGCACAGGAATTGCTGGATGTTCCGGGAGAATGGTACCATGACATCAATACCCGTAAAGTCTATTATTACCCCAAAGAGGGAGAGAAGATGCAGGATGCCGGTATGGAAATTATCATTCCTGCCGTTGAAACATTGGTGCAGGTGGAAGGTACATTAGACCGTCCTGTCTCTAATATCCGTTTTGAGAAAATTACATTCTCATACACTACTTGGATGCGTCCTTCAGAAAAGGGGCATGTGCCGCTTCAAGCAGGTATGTATCTGACGGACGGCTATCGGATAGAACCAAAGATGCAACGGAATTATCTGAATCATCCGCTGGATAATCAGGGATGGCTGGGACGTCCGGCTGCGGCTGTCCGTGTGGCGGCTGCCAATCAGATTGATTTTGAACGCTGTCGGTTTGAGCATTTAGGCTCTACCGGATTGGATTATGAGGAAGCGACACAAGGCGGTGTAGTCCGTGGTTGTCTTTTCCGTGATATTGCGGGGAATGGCTTGATAGTCGGTAGTTTTTCTCCAGCGGCTCATGAAACTCATTTGCCTTACGACCCTGCCGACCGCCGGGAAGTATGCACCCATCAACAAATCAATAACTGCTATTTTACGGAAGTGGGTAATGAGGACTGGGGATGCCTTGCCATTGCTGCGGGATATGTGAGTGATATTAACATTGAGCATAATGAAATCAGTGAGGTTCCTTATAGTGGAATCAGCCTCGGATGGGGCTGGACGCAAACGGTGAATTGCATGCGTAATAACAGGGTTCATGCGAATCTGATTCATCATTATGCGAAGCATATGTACGATGTGGCAGGTGTTTATACCCTCGGCTCGCAGCCGAAAAGTTACGTGACGGAGAATTGTGTGCACAGTATTTACAAACCAAGTTATGTGCATGACCCGAATCACTGGTTTTATCTATATACGGATGAAGGCTCTTCCTTTATTACCGTACGCGATAATTGGACGGAAGGGGAGAAGTACCTGCAAAATGCCAATGGTCCCGGCAATGTATGGGAGAATAATGGTCCTAAGGTGGATAGCTCCATTCGTGAACGTGCAGGATTGGAAGCAGAATACAGGGATTTGCGGAATGTCCGATAG
- a CDS encoding alpha-L-rhamnosidase-related protein, whose amino-acid sequence MKKKYMILLGALSLASSTFAQTWIWYPGDYEIWLGNQMNNRRTERGAFFPPFWKTDSHYVVVEFSKQLNLAEPEEIFIAAEGKYNAKLDGKLQFGMPETMLLPAGKHNLNIKVWNQATPPTIYVKGKTVNSDSSWRVTYEDKEWIDESGKASDTSATVYMVAGCWNFDGATQRPSQFSLMREPQQPVAQTEQSEGGTLYDFGKETFGFITLKNLSGKGKIEIYYGESPEEAKDKAYCETLDKLLLEPGQITDLAIRSTSPLNNSDNEYTLENSKAFRYVYITHEPGVKIGEVSMQYEYLPEEYRGNFRCNDEELNRIWEVGAYTMHLTTREFFIDGIKRDRWIWSGDAIQSYLMNYYLFFDNESVKRTIWLLRGKDPVTSHSNTIMDYTFYWFLSVYDYYMYSGDRHFVNQLYPRMQTMMDYVLGRTNKNGMVEGMTGDWVFVDWADGYLDKKGELSFEQVLFCRSLETMALCAELVGDAIGKQKYEKLAAALKAKLEPTFWNIQKQAFVHNCVNGQQSDAVTRYANMFSVFFQYLNGDKQQAIKHSVLLNDSILKITTPYMRFYELEALCALGEQNAVMKEMKAYWGGMLKEGATSFWEKYNPEESGTQHLAMYGRPYGKSLCHAWGASPIYLLGKYYLGVKPVKEGYKEFAITPALGGLKWMEGTVPTPNGNIHIYMDNKTIKVKATEGKGYLTIKSRRQPKANIGTIEQVSADTWRLWIDSPEERTVTYRL is encoded by the coding sequence ATGAAAAAGAAGTATATGATATTACTTGGTGCCTTGTCTTTGGCGAGCAGCACCTTTGCACAGACCTGGATATGGTATCCGGGAGACTATGAAATTTGGTTGGGCAACCAAATGAATAACCGCCGTACGGAACGCGGCGCTTTCTTCCCGCCTTTTTGGAAAACAGATAGTCATTATGTAGTCGTAGAATTCAGCAAGCAACTGAATCTTGCCGAACCGGAAGAAATCTTTATTGCCGCCGAAGGAAAGTACAACGCCAAGTTGGACGGAAAACTTCAGTTCGGCATGCCGGAAACGATGTTACTTCCGGCAGGAAAGCATAACTTGAATATCAAAGTCTGGAACCAGGCTACACCGCCCACTATTTACGTGAAAGGAAAGACAGTGAATTCTGATTCTTCCTGGCGTGTGACGTATGAAGATAAGGAATGGATTGACGAAAGCGGCAAGGCTAGTGATACGTCTGCCACCGTTTATATGGTGGCCGGATGCTGGAACTTTGACGGAGCCACCCAACGTCCTTCCCAATTCAGCCTAATGCGTGAACCGCAGCAACCTGTTGCTCAAACAGAACAATCCGAAGGGGGGACTCTTTATGATTTTGGAAAAGAAACGTTCGGGTTTATCACACTAAAGAATCTTTCCGGAAAAGGAAAGATAGAGATTTACTATGGTGAAAGTCCCGAAGAAGCAAAAGATAAGGCGTATTGCGAAACATTGGATAAGCTACTATTAGAACCGGGGCAAATTACCGACCTTGCTATCCGCAGTACTTCACCTCTGAACAATTCAGATAACGAATATACATTGGAGAACAGCAAGGCCTTCCGCTATGTCTATATTACACACGAGCCGGGTGTGAAGATTGGAGAAGTATCCATGCAATATGAATATCTTCCCGAAGAATATCGTGGAAATTTTCGATGTAATGATGAGGAACTGAACCGAATTTGGGAAGTAGGTGCATATACCATGCATCTTACTACCCGCGAATTCTTTATTGACGGCATCAAACGCGACCGTTGGATATGGAGTGGTGACGCTATTCAAAGTTACCTGATGAATTATTATCTTTTCTTTGATAATGAATCCGTAAAACGTACTATTTGGCTGCTTCGCGGCAAAGACCCTGTGACAAGCCATAGTAATACTATCATGGATTATACTTTCTATTGGTTTCTTAGTGTGTATGATTATTACATGTACAGTGGCGACCGCCACTTCGTGAATCAACTGTACCCACGTATGCAAACAATGATGGACTACGTACTGGGACGTACCAATAAAAATGGCATGGTAGAAGGAATGACCGGCGACTGGGTATTTGTAGACTGGGCAGACGGCTATCTGGATAAGAAAGGAGAACTCTCTTTCGAGCAAGTCTTATTCTGCAGAAGTTTGGAAACCATGGCATTATGTGCTGAATTGGTAGGAGATGCAATCGGCAAGCAGAAATATGAGAAACTGGCCGCTGCTTTGAAAGCAAAACTGGAACCAACTTTTTGGAATATCCAGAAACAAGCCTTTGTGCATAACTGTGTGAATGGACAGCAAAGTGATGCCGTAACCCGCTATGCGAATATGTTTTCCGTATTCTTCCAATATCTGAATGGAGACAAGCAGCAAGCCATTAAACATTCAGTTCTTTTGAATGACAGCATCTTGAAAATAACAACCCCTTATATGCGTTTCTACGAACTGGAAGCCCTTTGCGCTCTTGGCGAACAAAATGCCGTAATGAAAGAAATGAAAGCCTACTGGGGTGGAATGTTGAAAGAGGGAGCTACTTCATTTTGGGAGAAATATAATCCGGAAGAGAGTGGCACTCAACATCTTGCCATGTACGGACGTCCATATGGAAAGAGTTTATGCCATGCTTGGGGAGCAAGCCCTATTTATCTGTTGGGTAAATACTACCTGGGAGTAAAACCCGTAAAAGAAGGCTATAAAGAATTTGCTATTACTCCGGCATTAGGCGGATTGAAATGGATGGAAGGCACTGTTCCTACTCCGAATGGCAATATCCATATCTATATGGATAATAAAACAATAAAAGTAAAAGCAACGGAAGGCAAAGGATATCTGACTATCAAGAGCCGTCGCCAACCGAAAGCTAATATAGGAACTATAGAGCAAGTCTCAGCAGACACATGGCGTCTTTGGATTGACTCTCCGGAAGAAAGAACGGTTACTTATCGCTTGTAA